Below is a genomic region from Zea mays cultivar B73 chromosome 9, Zm-B73-REFERENCE-NAM-5.0, whole genome shotgun sequence.
AGATGGACAACTCGATGGGAGCTCCTCCAATGGGTCCAGGGCCAAACGGTCACTTCATGCCACCTCCAATGCCTATCCCAGACATGGTTCCTCACTCCACATTCGGTGCTTCGGCCACAGCCAAGATCAGTGTCGATGCATCCCTTGCTGGCGCCATCATTGGGAAGAGTGGTATCAACACAAAGCATATATCCCGAGTGACTGGGGCCAAGTTAGCCATCCGGGACAATGAGGCTGATCCCAACCATAAAAACATCGAGCTCGAGGGAACGTTTGACCAGATCAAGCACGCTAGCGCAATGGTCACAGAGTTGATTGTCCGCATCAGTGGTAAGGTGCCTCCACAAGCAAAGAACAACCCAGGCAGGGGGCCTGGTTCTCATGCTGGGGGTCCTGCAAGCAACTTCAAGACCAAGTTGTGCGAGAACTTCAACAAAGGCTCCTGCACCTTTGGAGACAGGTGCCACTTTGCCCATGGCGAAAGTGAGTTGCGCAAACCTGCTGCTGCTTGATagatgtgtttagtgtggcttgCGGTGATTACTCTGCCTGTGTGGCTGAATAACACCACAGTCGCCTATGGTGAGATGTACTGGGCCACGTGCTGCCTGAGAGAGATCATT
It encodes:
- the LOC100284355 gene encoding zinc finger C-x8-C-x5-C-x3-H type family protein; translated protein: MDTGRKRIAPGGANGAGGPKRARESETTQMGVGSKTKPCTKFFSTAGCPFGSNCHFLHNFPGGYLAVSKMTNLGGPPVPAPPGRMPMGPGGPDGPPSPALKTRLCNKYNTAEGCKWGSKCHFAHGERELGKPLQMDNSMGAPPMGPGPNGHFMPPPMPIPDMVPHSTFGASATAKISVDASLAGAIIGKSGINTKHISRVTGAKLAIRDNEADPNHKNIELEGTFDQIKHASAMVTELIVRISGKVPPQAKNNPGRGPGSHAGGPASNFKTKLCENFNKGSCTFGDRCHFAHGESELRKPAAA